The proteins below are encoded in one region of Flavobacterium sp. IMCC34852:
- a CDS encoding NADP-dependent isocitrate dehydrogenase: MTQKAKIHYTLTDEAPMLATHSFLPIVQAFTAPANIDIELRDISLAGRILANFPSYLKEDQKVSDALAELGQLATTPEANIIKLPNVSASIPQLTDAIAELQAHGYNVPNYPDNPTTDEEKAIKASYAKVLGSAVNPVLREGNSDRRAPKAVKNYAKANPHSMGAWSKDSKTKVAFMTEGDFYGTEKSVTVANAAQFKIEFVGKDGSTKELKGLSALKAGEVIDSSVMNLKALKTFVSQTIEEAKAAGVLLSAHLKATMMKVSDPIIFGAMVEVYFKDVFAQYGDVFKSLGYKADNGLGDLYAKIVGHPQEAEIKTAIETAINNGPALAMVNSDKGITNFHVPSDVIVDASMPAMIRTSGQMWNKEGKAQDTFALIPDRCYAGLYVATIEDCKTNGALDPRTMGSVPNVGLMAQKAEEYGSHDKTFQAEADGTIRVLDADGNVYMEQAVETGDIFRMCQTKDAPIQDWVKLAVNRARLSATPAIFWLDENRAHDREIIKKVNLYLKDYDTNGLDIRIMNPIDATKLTLDRIRKGLDTISVTGNVLRDYLTDLFPILEVGTSAKMLSIVPLMNGGGLFETGAGGSAPKHIEQFIEEGYLRWDSLGEFLALGASLEHLAQTQNNPKSMVLAEALDVATEKFLANDKSPARKVGQIDNRGSHFYLAMYWAEALAAQTKDAELQAKFTQIAGELNANEAKINEELIGAQGKPQQIGGYYQPTKALTDKAMRPSETFNTILSKLV; the protein is encoded by the coding sequence ATGACACAAAAAGCAAAAATCCACTATACTTTAACGGATGAAGCGCCAATGTTGGCCACGCATTCGTTTTTGCCTATAGTACAAGCCTTCACAGCTCCGGCTAATATTGATATTGAATTAAGAGACATTTCACTGGCCGGCAGAATATTAGCCAATTTTCCGAGTTATTTAAAAGAAGACCAAAAAGTAAGCGATGCTTTAGCCGAATTAGGCCAACTGGCTACAACGCCTGAAGCCAACATCATAAAACTACCCAACGTCTCCGCTTCTATTCCGCAGCTGACCGATGCTATTGCCGAATTACAAGCTCACGGTTACAACGTTCCGAATTATCCCGACAATCCAACAACCGACGAAGAAAAAGCCATTAAAGCTTCTTATGCCAAAGTATTGGGTTCAGCCGTAAATCCGGTTTTAAGAGAAGGTAACTCCGATCGTAGAGCACCAAAAGCTGTTAAAAACTACGCCAAAGCCAACCCACATTCTATGGGCGCTTGGTCTAAAGATTCTAAAACCAAAGTAGCTTTCATGACCGAAGGCGATTTCTACGGTACTGAAAAATCGGTTACGGTAGCCAATGCGGCTCAATTCAAAATAGAATTCGTCGGCAAAGACGGTTCGACCAAAGAATTAAAAGGCTTATCTGCTTTAAAAGCAGGCGAAGTAATCGATTCTTCGGTAATGAATTTAAAAGCCCTAAAAACTTTTGTCTCTCAAACTATTGAAGAAGCCAAAGCAGCAGGCGTTTTATTATCGGCACACTTAAAAGCCACGATGATGAAAGTGTCCGACCCGATTATTTTCGGCGCGATGGTGGAAGTGTATTTCAAAGATGTTTTTGCCCAATACGGTGACGTTTTCAAATCATTAGGCTACAAAGCCGATAATGGTTTAGGCGATTTATACGCCAAGATTGTCGGTCATCCTCAAGAGGCAGAAATCAAAACTGCTATTGAAACAGCTATCAACAATGGACCGGCTTTAGCCATGGTAAATTCTGATAAAGGAATTACCAACTTCCACGTACCTTCAGATGTTATCGTTGATGCTTCAATGCCGGCAATGATTCGTACTTCGGGTCAAATGTGGAACAAAGAAGGCAAAGCCCAAGATACTTTTGCTTTAATTCCGGATCGTTGTTATGCCGGACTTTACGTAGCCACTATCGAAGATTGTAAAACTAACGGCGCATTAGACCCAAGAACTATGGGTTCTGTTCCGAATGTGGGTTTAATGGCCCAAAAAGCAGAAGAGTACGGTTCACACGACAAAACTTTCCAAGCCGAAGCTGACGGAACCATTCGAGTTTTAGATGCTGATGGCAATGTATATATGGAACAAGCCGTTGAAACCGGAGACATTTTCAGAATGTGTCAAACCAAAGACGCTCCGATTCAAGACTGGGTTAAACTAGCCGTAAACAGAGCGCGTTTATCTGCCACACCGGCCATTTTCTGGTTGGATGAAAACAGAGCGCACGACAGAGAAATTATCAAAAAAGTAAATTTATATTTAAAAGACTACGATACCAACGGATTAGACATTCGCATCATGAATCCGATTGATGCTACCAAACTGACCTTAGACAGAATCCGCAAAGGATTAGACACGATTTCAGTGACCGGAAACGTATTGCGTGATTATTTAACCGATTTATTCCCGATTTTAGAAGTAGGAACTTCGGCCAAAATGTTGTCTATTGTTCCATTAATGAATGGCGGTGGTTTATTCGAAACCGGAGCCGGTGGTTCAGCCCCAAAACACATTGAGCAATTTATTGAAGAAGGCTATTTGCGTTGGGATTCTTTAGGCGAATTTTTAGCTCTTGGCGCTTCATTAGAACATTTGGCACAAACCCAAAACAACCCAAAATCGATGGTTTTAGCCGAAGCTTTAGATGTTGCCACCGAAAAATTCTTAGCCAACGATAAATCTCCCGCCCGTAAAGTCGGCCAAATTGACAACAGAGGTTCACACTTCTACTTGGCGATGTATTGGGCAGAAGCTTTAGCAGCTCAAACCAAAGATGCTGAATTACAAGCTAAGTTTACCCAAATTGCAGGAGAATTAAATGCTAACGAAGCTAAGATTAACGAGGAATTAATCGGCGCACAAGGAAAACCTCAGCAAATTGGCGGGTATTACCAACCCACAAAAGCATTGACCGACAAAGCCATGCGACCAAGCGAAACTTTCAATACTATTTTATCAAAATTGGTTTAA
- a CDS encoding TonB-dependent receptor, producing MSKNILTSIFLILLTFSANSQEKFTLSGLVSDGKNKETLIGVSLYIAQTKTSLTTNEYGFYSITLPKGNYTLSISYVGYQTLEETIELNKDIKKNFLITETSQQLKEVVIVQNNKRIDVRKPEMSVNKLTIQEIKEMPVIFGEVDVIKSILTLPGVTNAGEGQSGFNVRGGGADQNLVLLDEATIYNSSHLFGLFSVFNPDAIKDLKLYKGGIPARYGGRLSSILDIYQKEGNKNDFHMNGGIGLISSRILAEGPIVKDKGSFVFAGRGSYAHLFLKLFDNPNLAYFYDLNTKLSYSINEKNNVYLSGYFGRDVFQLNNSFVNTYGNAVINFRWNHLFSDKLFSNLSLIYSDYYYGLRLDFIGFNWDSGIKNYNFKYDFKHYLTDKFKLTYGVQSNYYDFNPGKIEPTGEESGINPDQLDKKYALENAVYLDAEHQIAKNLSLSYGLRFSNFLRLGQQTLNTYADNQPVTFNSEFQIYESAEPTGTVSYGKNETIAQFNNLEPRFSIAYTLNDDQSIKASYNRMTQYLHLISNTQSPTPLDVWAPSDQYLKPQNLDQFALGYFRNFNDDVYSLEVETFYKKIKNRVDYIDGANLIANEAIERVVLNGQARAYGLEVLFRKNTGQFKGWVSYTLSRTEQQVVGRTPEETGINNGDWYRTGFDKLHNLAIVGNYKLNEKWRFSSNFILQTGQPVTFPTGQYEYQGITVPIFSSRNENNLPMYHRLDVSATLTPRKNKGRKWQAEWVFGIYNIYNRQNAASITFRQNQETGSNEALRLSIFGFVPSATYNVKF from the coding sequence ATGTCAAAAAATATTCTAACTTCCATATTTTTAATATTATTAACGTTTTCAGCCAATTCACAAGAGAAATTCACGCTCAGCGGATTGGTTTCTGATGGGAAAAATAAAGAGACGCTTATTGGGGTTTCGCTTTACATTGCTCAAACCAAAACCAGTCTTACAACAAATGAATATGGTTTTTATTCCATCACTTTACCCAAAGGCAATTATACATTATCTATTAGCTATGTGGGTTATCAAACCCTAGAGGAAACGATTGAACTTAACAAAGACATCAAAAAAAACTTTTTAATTACGGAAACCAGTCAACAACTCAAGGAAGTAGTCATTGTACAAAATAACAAACGCATAGATGTCAGAAAACCGGAAATGAGTGTCAACAAACTCACCATTCAGGAAATCAAGGAAATGCCGGTGATTTTTGGGGAAGTCGATGTGATTAAATCGATACTGACACTTCCCGGTGTGACCAATGCCGGCGAAGGACAATCGGGTTTTAATGTGCGCGGCGGCGGTGCTGATCAAAACTTAGTGTTATTAGACGAAGCCACTATCTACAACTCTTCTCACCTATTTGGTTTGTTCTCCGTTTTTAATCCGGATGCAATTAAAGATTTGAAACTGTACAAAGGTGGCATTCCCGCGAGATACGGTGGAAGATTATCCTCTATCTTAGACATTTACCAAAAAGAAGGTAACAAAAATGACTTTCACATGAACGGTGGTATCGGACTAATTTCAAGCCGCATTTTGGCCGAAGGACCAATTGTAAAAGACAAAGGTTCGTTTGTTTTTGCCGGAAGAGGTTCTTATGCACATCTGTTTTTGAAATTGTTTGACAATCCGAATTTGGCTTACTTCTATGATTTGAACACCAAACTAAGTTATTCCATCAACGAGAAAAACAACGTCTATCTTTCGGGCTATTTTGGCAGAGATGTGTTCCAACTGAACAACAGTTTTGTGAACACTTACGGGAATGCGGTGATTAATTTCCGCTGGAACCATTTGTTTTCGGATAAGCTGTTCTCCAACTTGTCACTCATTTATTCTGATTATTACTATGGCCTTCGATTGGATTTCATCGGGTTCAATTGGGACAGCGGTATCAAAAATTACAATTTCAAATACGATTTCAAACATTATTTAACCGACAAATTCAAACTGACTTACGGAGTACAATCCAATTATTATGACTTTAATCCGGGTAAAATTGAACCTACTGGTGAAGAATCAGGGATTAATCCCGACCAATTGGACAAAAAATATGCGTTGGAAAATGCCGTTTATTTAGATGCCGAACACCAAATTGCCAAGAATCTCTCGCTTTCTTACGGACTTCGATTCAGCAATTTTCTGCGATTGGGCCAACAGACATTGAATACTTATGCCGATAACCAACCGGTAACTTTTAATTCCGAATTTCAAATCTACGAAAGTGCTGAACCGACAGGAACAGTGAGTTACGGCAAGAATGAAACCATTGCTCAATTCAACAATCTTGAGCCGCGTTTTTCGATAGCTTATACTTTAAATGATGACCAATCTATCAAAGCAAGCTACAACCGAATGACCCAATATTTACATTTGATTTCAAATACACAATCGCCAACACCTTTAGACGTTTGGGCGCCAAGTGACCAATATTTGAAACCGCAGAATTTAGACCAATTTGCCTTGGGTTATTTCCGAAACTTTAATGACGATGTGTATTCCTTGGAAGTGGAAACCTTTTATAAAAAAATCAAAAACCGTGTAGATTATATCGACGGCGCTAATTTGATAGCGAATGAAGCCATTGAAAGAGTGGTTTTAAACGGCCAAGCCAGAGCTTACGGTTTGGAAGTTTTGTTCCGAAAAAACACCGGACAATTCAAAGGTTGGGTTTCTTATACTTTATCCAGAACGGAACAGCAAGTAGTGGGCAGAACACCTGAAGAAACCGGAATCAACAACGGAGATTGGTACCGAACCGGTTTTGACAAACTCCACAATCTAGCTATTGTTGGCAATTATAAATTAAATGAAAAATGGCGTTTCAGTTCCAATTTTATTTTACAAACCGGTCAACCGGTTACTTTCCCAACCGGTCAATATGAATACCAAGGCATCACGGTTCCAATTTTTAGTTCCAGAAACGAAAATAATTTACCGATGTACCATCGCTTAGATGTTTCAGCTACTTTGACGCCGCGAAAAAACAAAGGCAGAAAATGGCAAGCCGAATGGGTTTTTGGCATCTACAACATTTACAACCGACAAAACGCTGCTTCTATCACCTTCAGACAAAACCAAGAAACGGGTTCTAATGAAGCGCTTCGTTTGTCTATTTTCGGCTTCGTCCCGAGCGCTACTTATAACGTTAAATTTTAA
- a CDS encoding thiamine diphosphokinase, translating to MSSHHIVRDDQEPALIIANGEMCSQELLGQLLEWSPLVIVLDSAIERVLELGIKVDVLLGDFDRGFDSEYYKEKQYPIEIVYAPNQDKTDLEKAFDYLIEKGHKAANVIWATGRRADHTITNLTNIVAYRNQLKVVILDDHSKVFLLPNTFEKWYTANTILSLIPIGKVRGISTQNLFYSLNNEDLTIGYRTGSSNHVTTDGIVTITHTEGDLLLMECWD from the coding sequence ATGTCATCACACCACATTGTTCGCGACGACCAAGAACCGGCTTTAATCATTGCCAATGGCGAAATGTGTAGCCAAGAATTGTTAGGCCAATTGCTCGAATGGTCGCCACTAGTCATTGTACTCGATTCGGCTATTGAGCGTGTTTTGGAATTGGGGATTAAAGTCGATGTATTGTTAGGCGATTTTGACCGCGGTTTTGACTCGGAGTATTACAAAGAAAAACAATACCCGATTGAAATTGTGTACGCACCCAACCAAGACAAAACCGATTTGGAAAAAGCATTTGATTATTTAATCGAAAAAGGACACAAAGCGGCCAATGTGATTTGGGCTACCGGAAGACGAGCTGACCATACGATTACCAATTTGACCAACATCGTTGCTTATCGCAATCAATTAAAAGTCGTGATTCTCGACGATCATTCTAAAGTGTTTTTGTTGCCCAATACTTTTGAAAAATGGTACACGGCTAACACCATACTTTCCTTAATTCCGATTGGAAAAGTACGCGGGATTTCTACCCAAAATCTTTTTTATTCGTTGAACAATGAAGATTTAACCATTGGTTATCGAACCGGAAGCAGCAATCACGTTACCACAGACGGCATCGTCACCATTACCCACACCGAAGGCGATTTATTGCTGATGGAATGTTGGGACTAA
- the rplS gene encoding 50S ribosomal protein L19 — MANLVDFVNNELSTKKDFPAFGAGDTITVYYEIKEGEKTRTQFFKGVVIQRKGAGLTETFTIRKMSGAVGVERIFPVNMPALQKVEVNQRGKVRRARIYYFRELTGKKAKIKERRR; from the coding sequence ATGGCAAATTTAGTAGATTTCGTTAACAACGAATTATCGACAAAAAAAGATTTCCCTGCGTTTGGTGCCGGTGACACTATCACTGTGTACTACGAAATTAAAGAGGGTGAAAAAACAAGAACTCAGTTTTTCAAAGGAGTTGTTATTCAAAGAAAAGGTGCCGGATTGACTGAAACTTTCACAATCCGCAAAATGTCAGGTGCTGTTGGTGTAGAGCGTATCTTCCCGGTAAACATGCCTGCATTGCAAAAAGTTGAAGTAAACCAAAGAGGTAAAGTGAGAAGAGCTCGTATCTACTACTTTAGAGAACTTACCGGTAAAAAAGCAAAAATCAAAGAAAGAAGAAGATAA
- a CDS encoding DUF4249 family protein produces MKKIYYSLFLILLSLSSCEKVVDVDLSTSAPRLVIEASIQWLNGTSGNEQIVKLSTTTDYFSNEIPPVTDAVVYITNSANEVFNFTQDTEPGIYKCLNFNPVVNEDYTLTVIYEGETYTSTEKLLNTPTVTRVEQDDEGGILGNETEVKFFFNDLVNETNHYLVRIDDPYKVIPEYGVIEDRFFQNNEMFGLYFSEDLKPGDTLKFTLNGVTLNYFNYMDILLEQTGTNSMGPFSTPTASVRGNIVNQTNFNNFALGYFRLSKTEVSEYVIQ; encoded by the coding sequence ATGAAAAAGATATATTATAGTTTATTCCTGATTTTACTTTCACTCAGTTCATGCGAAAAAGTCGTTGATGTTGACCTATCAACCTCTGCACCAAGATTGGTCATTGAAGCCTCAATTCAATGGCTAAACGGAACTTCGGGCAATGAACAAATCGTAAAACTTTCGACCACAACGGACTATTTCTCCAACGAAATTCCGCCGGTGACTGATGCTGTAGTTTATATTACCAATAGCGCCAATGAAGTCTTTAATTTCACCCAAGATACTGAACCGGGTATTTACAAATGCCTTAACTTTAATCCTGTAGTTAACGAAGATTACACCCTAACCGTCATTTACGAAGGTGAAACTTATACTTCTACCGAAAAACTTTTGAATACGCCAACCGTAACAAGAGTAGAACAAGATGATGAAGGCGGTATTTTGGGTAACGAAACTGAAGTAAAATTCTTTTTCAACGATTTGGTCAACGAAACCAATCATTATTTGGTAAGAATTGATGATCCGTACAAAGTCATCCCCGAATATGGTGTAATCGAAGACCGATTTTTTCAAAACAACGAAATGTTTGGTTTGTATTTCAGCGAAGATTTAAAACCCGGTGATACTTTGAAATTCACCTTAAACGGTGTGACCCTAAACTACTTTAATTATATGGATATTTTATTGGAGCAAACGGGAACCAACAGCATGGGACCATTTTCCACTCCAACAGCCTCTGTTAGAGGTAATATTGTCAATCAAACTAATTTTAACAATTTCGCCTTAGGCTATTTTCGCCTAAGTAAAACAGAGGTTTCGGAATACGTAATCCAGTAA